In Paenibacillus sonchi, the genomic stretch CGAGGATTTGTCGGTGGCCTTCTTCGTCAATGCCCATCGCGAAATAAACCACTTCTCCGCCGACGGTGCCACGTTTGAGTTTGACGTATAATCCGTCCAGATAGATGACGGAATAACGCTTTTGCAGAGGGCGCTTCTGCCACTGGTGAATGTCTTCGAGGACGGTTGCCGTAATGTTGCTGACCGTCGTGGGAGAATAGTGACTGCCGAACATACTTTCAATGAACCGGGCCACATCCCGTGTCCCCATTCCGCTTTTGTACATCTGAATGACGGCCTCTTCTAACGAACCGTCCCGCCGTTGGTAGGGCTCAAACAGTTGCGTCTGGAACAGAGCCTGACGGTCACGAGGAACCTTAAGATTCTCCACATTTCCGTATTTCGTGTGCAGATTGCGCGGGTAATATCCATTGCGACTGTTGCTTGGACCGGACTCTTCCGTAGCCATGAATTCTTGGATTTCTGCTCGCATGATGGACTCTAAGTTCTCTTTCACAAATTGAGTAACAAGATTTTCAAATAGATTATTCAGCATATTTTCGGGTACAATAGTCATTGAGTAGGGTTCCTTTCTTGGTGGTGTCGTAATCCCGAGAATACCCTACTTTTTTGTTGCCTACTAGGCCCCAAATCTTGGTACACAACTTATTTTACGCCATCAGTAACTCGGTAGCTAAGTGGAAAAAGTATCACTAATTCACCCACATTCGCCCCAGATAAAGGAATAGCGCGAAATTAAGTGCCCTTTTTCCACCTAACCCTCGGATTTCTTGATTTTCGAGAAATTTAAGTGCCCTTTTTCCACTTGGCTTGCCACCGGGAAGCCCCCGTGCAGGGAAATCAAAGGTATTTTTACCTTTGATTCCGTCCCTGGCGCCCCTACGCCGCTCAATCCAAAGAGCCACCCGTCTCCGGGTGGCTCCAATTTTACTGCTAATACAAATGGCAGGATACCTGATGTCCCGAGTCCAGATGGCGCAGCACCGGCTCGTCCTTGCGGCATTTGTCCATGGCGAAGGGACAGCGGGGATGAAAAGCACAGCCGGAGGGTGGTGTCTCCGGGTTCGGCACGTCGCCGGTCAGCACAATCCGCGACTTTTTGAGTCCCGGATTCGGCACCGGCACGGCGGACATCAGGGCCTGCGTGTACGGATGCAGCGGCTTCGCGAACAGCTCCTTGGTCGGAGCAAGCTCTACGATGCGGCCCAGATACATCACCGCCACCCGGTCGCTGATAAATTTCACGACCGAGAGGTCATGGGAGATGAACATGTAGGTCAAACCGTACTGCTCCTGCAGATCCTGCATCAGATTGAGTACCTGTGCCTGAATCGATACATCCAGCGCGGAGACCGGCTCATCGCAGACGATGAACTTTGGATTCAGCGCCAGCGCGCGGGCAATGCCGATCCGCTGCCGCTGGCCGCCTGAGAATTCATGCGGGAAGCGGTGGGCCTGATAAGGCGATAGACCCACGACTTGCATCAGCTCCTCGACACGGCTTTTGAGCTCATTGCTCTTAGCCGCTCCATGCGTCCGCAGCGGCTCCTCCAGGATGCGCTGCACGGTCCAACGCGGGTCCAGCGAAGCATACGGGTCCTGGAACACCATCTGCATATCGGTGCGGAACCGCCGAAGCTGCTCGGTATCCAGGCTGCGGACATCTGTGCCGTCAAACAGAATC encodes the following:
- a CDS encoding ABC transporter ATP-binding protein, with translation MSAILEVRNLKKHYPIRKGFFAKQVGSVKAVDGITLSVEKGETLAVVGESGCGKSTTGRAILRLIEPTDGEILFDGTDVRSLDTEQLRRFRTDMQMVFQDPYASLDPRWTVQRILEEPLRTHGAAKSNELKSRVEELMQVVGLSPYQAHRFPHEFSGGQRQRIGIARALALNPKFIVCDEPVSALDVSIQAQVLNLMQDLQEQYGLTYMFISHDLSVVKFISDRVAVMYLGRIVELAPTKELFAKPLHPYTQALMSAVPVPNPGLKKSRIVLTGDVPNPETPPSGCAFHPRCPFAMDKCRKDEPVLRHLDSGHQVSCHLY